A DNA window from Drosophila virilis strain 15010-1051.87 chromosome 4, Dvir_AGI_RSII-ME, whole genome shotgun sequence contains the following coding sequences:
- the LOC6634274 gene encoding uncharacterized protein isoform X6, producing MPLRSPTSVVTTIIQLQDRLRRCNASCHPPSIICISNNSSSNLLVLITSAIIRLALYPLRLKGDAEVQSPNHQSCYKSNGASAQNRFTSQRSPYDSAQQQQQQYVPPSEQQAPEPKKYTGSAIPSRSFKILQAMTTPENAEHKIHTELDSDLENIELNEAKNNNNNNNNHNNINHNNENNDNIRKSNHNREINSKINKRHSYASATPTPPPITDTNTNASHGIYSSSSSLSSDSSCAPQVQPERSQSVPPHYPYAYGYPFPWYMPPPNHPAPGQNSGEPPQVLNWPYPYPYPPPMPLSVDGKQAPYPYYYPYYLPPPPAYGQPATPNETLQHGYHPQFVPSYGPYPYPVAPSLSQSSAESRASSVLPDIIITPSTDDMPSKVIMQHHIKVEPREPPKRAHSVEIEELVSRSKTRNICSNKEEVIDMLSQRLANINKIAGGNTQDNLSNQLQKSYAGEHLKELGARSPSENASPVLITAMLDDNDDSESDDSSDEDEEDTDTPKHAGHNSPSPLQAIKSVTNVQIYKGLGEMPAEHLQSESEDDDGTTADEMLDEEEQECLIEELDDDYVVEEDLSTIYEEESELERSSNYAKTIINHNGSSASNATIGARQVEEDDLEQQIEDNDRDDDDDDDESNSVTVRLPLRFSFSRSSNDENIATVEVGSSTQIEERRQSISLDSKRNSFSVAKIESDNEEDNDCEVSVTISLSNSSRSNSVEKSALLPSAIKASTEDVSTSFSLGKRNKFLADTQNGELTNNIAMLMPTKDVEVTSEAPKEEFDFFATLLATKMQAQKMMEQSKSYWKTTEAKPEEQAKEPAPNETVKLRVKQNEEEAKKPRPKSCDISKTQESLEAAKNSFWSTFATAAKEPEPPHEPEQSDEEIDFWEIVENSKEKSQRAKKQKTVTYIPLQKETVDEVEHWTTTLKANVKYMPQSQCAEVHFVVEENPGAEDTNEDEEDFWASVEKAKSENSEKQPELEFWSDQSADTRDENPNVNITEPIAEEEDIDFWADIKSSQGSYDNKENDFKFDPTKYPEEPREVDTDEEIDFWTEIESNRNPDDDDVTFHKSATFWARKERQNSVEETPYKPVETKPFRAKLPDEPAVEIDLWATLEGARGEEPEIVDPLLEQEQMLAAQYEEIEHEEDEKSHKLEQSAPQTPEPNLDAVETMSLASMHEPATVHTWTPSTHTNMDLESGDEPDFWADIEQERGKNDQLEEAEQKRHNYRQAMAFFNTSIDEHKVQQKVQPNRSSVILESAEPTDLELGSPGAYEIVGEDGIVVEQHGLQTVSAEDEDREATTPTNQLPEVYVEPEPEQQRKLLANGLPDLGVSEAPKISVRERINVFETSPPTTTGPTPPNKAMTIHSLSVDSGRGKGQLSRNSSTQRSESEIEEDDSGVTDMNRQMSETDTESESFPELRKMTSYQRAATHSRLFKLLQDENDLPEASEAGQADEFQLKPSRRKIVHNVSITRRQNPNALSEAETMTQRRERLSLPLRKNTSIDADNPSTPNSPASPIVGPSPSKQRVVSDKLVNELVQSLLLKSDSTHLRKLPMERLQAAAKRALAEEMDSMDNSSLDSTPAPTPKQDKEYADYYSSWTEASGGEEIVPSKAFRALQDPRRSPWTVRCPRVLSSKTINRDLARVTESPEILSNRSSKSPECFKQQSGSREHSVSSWRKA from the exons ATGCCGCTGCGCAGCCCAACTTCGGTG GTTACAACAATTATCCAGCTTCAGGACCGTCTGCGCAGGTGCAACGCGTCGTGTCACCCACCCAGCATCATctgcatcagcaacaacagcagcagcaatttgtTAGTTCTAATAACATCAGCAATAATTCGACTCGCATTATACCCATTGCGATTGAAGGGGGACGCGGAGGTCCAGTCTCCCAATCACCAGTCGTGCTACAAAA GTAACGGCGCGTCTGCTCAGAACCGCTTTACATCTCAGCGTTCTCCATACG ATtcagcccaacaacaacaacaacaatacgtGCCACCCAGTGAACAGCAGGCGCCGGAACCGAAGAAGTACACGGGCAGCGCAATACCGAGTCgatcatttaaaattttacagGCAATGACAACACCAGAGAATGCCG AACATAAAATTCACACCGAGCTGGACTCGGATttggaaaatattgaattgaacgaagccaaaaataataataataataataataatcacaaTAATATTAATCATAATAATGAGAATAATGATAATATCAGAAAGAGTAACCATAACCGAGAAATTAACAGTAAAATCAATAAACGTCATAGTTATGCatcagccacgcccactccaCCGCCCATTACAGACACGAATACAAACGCTTCTCACGGCATATACTCATCCTCATCTTCTCTTAGTTCAGACAGCTCTTGTGCTCCACAGGTGCAGCCAGAGCGCTCGCAATCGGTGCCACCGCACTATCCCTATGCTTATGGTTACCCCTTTCCCTGGTACATGCCGCCACCAAACCATCCCGCTCCTGGGCAGAATAGTGGCGAACCGCCTCAAGTCCTAAATTGGCCCTATCCCTATCCCTACCCACCACCCATGCCTCTTTCGGTGGATGGCAAGCAAGCACCCTATCCATATTACTACCCCTATTATCTGCCTCCCCCACCAGCTTATGGGCAGCCAGCCACGCCCAATGAAACTCTGCAGCATGGCTACCACCCCCAGTTCGTGCCAAGCTATGGTCCTTATCCATATCCGGTAGCACCAAGCCTTAGCCAAAGCTCGGCCGAAAGTCGCGCCAGCAGTGTATTGCCCGATATTATAATAACGCCAAGCACCGACGATATGCCCTCGAAGGTCATAATGCAGCACCATATCAAGGTGGAGCCACGTGAGCCACCCAAGCGAGCGCACTCTGTTGAAATTGAGGAATTGGTTAGTCGGTCGAAGACGCGCAATATCTGCAGCAACAAGGAGGAGGTAATCGATATGCTCAGCCAGCGTCTGGCCAACATTAACAAAATTGCCGGGGGCAATACCCAAGACAATTTATCCAATCAGCTCCAAAAGAGCTATGCTGGAGAGCATCTGAAGGAGCTGGGAGCACGCTCACCTAGTGAGAATGCCTCGCCAGTGCTGATCACTGCCATGCTAGACGATAACGATGATAGTGAATCTGACGATAGCAGCGACGAGGATGAAGAGGACACAGATACTCCCAAGCATGCAGGTCACAACTCCCCATCTCCGCTGCAGGCCATCAAGTCCGTGACCAATGTGCAGATCTATAAGGGCTTGGGTGAAATGCCAGCGGAACATCTTCAGTCCGAGAGTGAGGACGATGATGGGACGACAGCTGATGAAATGCTTGATGAGGAAGAGCAGGAGTGCCTGATCGAGGAACTGGACGATGACTATGTTGTCGAGGAGGATCTAAGCACCATTTATGAGGAGGAAAGCGAGCTGGaacgcagcagcaactacgCCAAAACGATTATTAACCACAATGGATCCAGTGCCAGTAACGCAACCATAGGGGCTCGCCAAGTAGAAGAAGACGACCTGGAACAGCAAATAGAGGACAATGATcgcgatgacgatgacgatgacgacgagtCTAATTCGGTGACTGTGCGTTTGCCATTGCGCTTCAGCTTTAGTCGCAGCTCAAATGACGAGAACATAGCCACCGTGGAGGTGGGCAGCAGCACACAGATCGAGGAAAGACGCCAGAGTATAAGCTTGGACAGCAAACGGAATTCATTCAGCGTAGCCAAGATTGAGAGTGATAATGAGGAGGATAACGATTGTGAGGTTAGCGTTACCATCAGTTTGTCAAACTCCTCCCGTTCCAATTCCGTAGAAAAGTCCGCGTTGCTACCAAGTGCCATTAAGGCTAGCACTGAAGATGTATCCACCTCCTTCTCGCTGGGCAAGCGCAACAAGTTCTTGGCGGACACCCAAAACGGCGAGCtaacaaataatattgcgaTGTTGATGCCGACAAAAGATGTTGAGGTTACCTCGGAAGCACCCAAAGAGGAATTTGATTTCTTTGCCACGCTTTTGGCCACCAAAATGCAAGCACAGAAAATGATGGAGCAGTCCAAGAGTTATTGGAAAACGACAGAGGCCAAGCCAGAAGAACAGGCAAAAGAGCCTGCGCCAAATGAAACTGTGAAGCTGCGAGTTAAGCAAAACGAGGAAGAGGCCAAAAAACCAAGACCAAAATCGTGTGACATATCCAAGACTCAGGAGTCTTTAGAGGCAGCCAAGAATAGCTTTTGGTCCACATTTGCAACGGCAGCCAAGGAACCCGAACCTCCCCATGAACCAGAACAATCTGACGAAGAAATTGACTTCTGGGAAATCGTTGAAAACAGCAAAGAGAAAAGTCAACGcgcaaaaaaacagaaaactgtTACCTATATCCCACTACAAAAGGAAACGGTGGACGAAGTGGAGCATTGGACGACGACCCTAAAAGCCAATGTAAAATACATGCCCCAATCGCAATGTGCTGAGGTACATTTCGTGGTAGAAGAAAATCCAGGAGCTGAGGATACGAATGAAGACGAGGAAGACTTTTGGGCGTCAGTAGAGAAAGCCAAGTCCGAGAACTCTGAAAAGCAGCCCGAGTTGGAGTTTTGGTCAGATCAGTCAGCGGACACTCGTGATGAAAACCCGAATGTGAATATAACAGAGCCAATTGCCGAGGAAGAGGACATCGATTTCTGGGCCGACATAAAGTCTTCTCAAGGTAGCTATGACAACAAGGAAAACGACTTCAAATTCGATCCCACCAAATATCCAGAGGAGCCCCGTGAGGTTGACACCGATGaagaaattgatttttggacagaaatcgaatcgaatcgcaATCCGGATGATGACGATGTAACTTTCCACAAATCCGCCACTTTTTGGGCTCGCAAAGAGCGCCAAAATTCGGTGGAAGAAACGCCCTACAAGCCCGTGGAGACCAAGCCATTTCGTGCCAAGCTGCCCGACGAGCCAGCTGTGGAAATCGATTTGTGGGCCACTTTGGAGGGAGCTCGGGGAGAGGAGCCCGAGATTGTTGATCCACTTTTAGAACAGGAGCAAATGCTAGCTGCGCAATATGAAGAGATTGAACATGAAGAAGACGAGAAGTCCCACAAACTGGAGCAATCAGCTCCACAGACGCCGGAGCCCAATCTCGACGCAGTTGAGACTATGTCGCTGGCCTCCATGCATGAGCCAGCAACTGTGCACACCTGGACGCCTAGCACACACACTAACATGGACCTGGAGAGCGGCGATGAGCCTGACTTTTGGGCTGATATAGAACAGGAGCGTGGCAAGAATGACCAGTTGGAGGAAGCCGAGCAGAAACGTCATAACTATCGCCAGGCCATGGCTTTCTTCAATACCTCCATCGATGAGCACAAGGTACAGCAAAAAGTGCAACCCAATCGAAGCAGCGTCATTCTGGAATCAGCGGAGCCAACAGATTTGGAGCTGGGCTCACCAGGTGCATATGAAATTGTGGGTGAAGATGGCATCGTTGTGGAACAACATGGATTGCAAACGGTCAGTGCAGAAGATGAGGATCGAGAAGCGACCACACCGACCAACCAGCTTCCAGAAGTTTATGTGGAGCCAGAACCGGAACAGCAAAGAAAACTCCTAGCCAACGGTCTACCAGATCTCGGTGTGTCAGAAGCACCCAAAATATCGGTGCGCGAGCGCATCAATGTATTCGAGACGAGtccaccaacaacaactgggCCAACCCCTCCAAACAAGGCTATGACTATTCATTCGCTGTCTGTGGACAGCGGCCGTGGCAAGGGACAGCTATCCCGCAATAGCAGCACACAGCGGTCCGAGTCCGAAATCGAAGAGGATGACTCAGGCGTGACGGATATGAATCGGCAGATGTCAGAGACGGACACCGAGTCCGAAAGTTTTCCGGAGCTGCGCAAGATGACGAGCTACCAGCGCGCCGCCACACATTCCAGACTCTTCAAACTGCTCCAGGACGAGAACGATCTGCCCGAAGCGTCAGAGGCTGGGCAGGCGGACGAGTTCCAGCTAAAGCCCAGCAGACGCAAGATTGTGCACAATGTATCCATTACACGTCGCCAAAATCCTAATGCACTTAGCGAGGCCGAGACGATGACCCAACGACGCGAACGTCTCTCATTGCCCCTGCGCAAGAACACCAGCATCGATGCGGACAATCCCTCCACGCCGAACAGTCCCGCCTCGCCCATTGTCGGGCCATCCCCCAGCAAGCAGCGTGTGGTCAGCGATAAGCTGGTTAACGAGCTGGTGCAGAGTCTGCTGCTGAAGAGCGACAGCACGCATCTGCGTAAACTGCCGATGGAACGGCTCCAGGCAGCGGCCAAACGCGCCTTGGCAGAGGAAATGGATTCGATGGACAATAGCTCGCTGGACAGCACGCCTGCACCTACGCCCAAGCAGGATAAGGAGTACGCCGACTATTACAGCAGCTGGACCGAGGCCAGCGGCGGTGAAGAGATTGTGCCCTCGAAAGCCTTCCGAGCTTTACAGGATCCGCGACGCAGTCCCTGGACCGTGCGCTGTCCCCGCGTCCTCAGCTCCAAGACAATCAATCGCGACCTGGCCCGTGTCACAGAATCACCCGAAATTCTGAGCAATCGCAGCAGCAAAAGTCCCGAATGCTTTAAGCAACAGTCGGGGAGCAGGGAGCACTCCGTTAGCAGCTGGCGCAAGGCCTAG